The following DNA comes from Deltaproteobacteria bacterium.
CTCGATATGGTCTCCACCGGCGAGTGCTTCTCCACGGTGGTGAGGTCGGACCTGTGGGACGAGCTCGCGCCGCTGTACGGCGAGCTCGCAGCGGCGCTCAGGCTCGCCGCCTCAAGGCCGCTGAGCCTCGCCCTAAGGCCGGGCGACGAGGAGCTAAGGCAGAGCATAAACCGCTTCATCATCGCCAGGGCCCTGACGGACGACAGGAAGAAGACCTACACCGACGACCTCCCGGGCCTGAAAAGACGCAGGCTCCTTCGGATGCTCACGCGCAACAACGCCCTGAGCTACTACATCTACCGCGGCGAGGAGTTCGGCTTCGACTACGAACTCGTTCGCAAGTTCGCCGAGGAGAACTCCATGCACCTGGAGGTCGTCGTGGCGCCGGCACGCGACGAGCTTCTGCGGTGGCTCAACGAGGGCCGCGGCGACATCGTGGCGGCGGCCCTCACCATAACGGACGAGCGCAGGGAACGGGCGGCCTTCACCATCCCCTACAACCGCACGGAAGAGGTCCTGGTCGTAAGGGAGGACTACGAGCTCCACAGCCCGGCGGAGCTGGCGGGAAAGACCGTGCACGTGCGCCGCAGCAGCGCCTACTACTCCACCCTCAAAGAGCTGAGCCGGACCGTCGGCCTTCACATCGAGACAGTGCCCGAGGAGATGGAGACCGAAGACATCCTCGCCGCCGTCGAAGACGGCACCTTCGACATCACCGTCTGCGATTCCGACATACTCGGCATAGAACGCACCTACGGCCGCAGACTCAGGGCGGCGCTGAGCCTGCGCCCCGTCGAACACGGATGGGCCGTGCGCAGAGACAATCCCAAGCTTCTCGCTGCACTCAACCGCTTCATAAAGAAGAACCACCGCGGCCTCTTCTACAACATGACGCGGCGCCGCTACATGGAGGACAGCAAACAGATCGCCGAGGCCCGGGGCGGGATGCGGACCGACAAGCAGGGTGTCATCTCCCCCTACGACGACCTCTTCAGAAAGCACGCCGCCCGCCTCGACCTCGACTGGCGTCTCCTCGCGGCCCTCGCCTACCAGGAGTCGAAGTTCAATCCCCGGGCCAGGAGCTGGGCCGGGGCGGTGGGGATCATGCAGCTTCAGCCACGCACGGCCCGGGAGCTGGGCGTAAGGGACATGCGGGACCCCGAGCAGAACATCAAGGCCGGAGCCGAGTACCTCAGGGGCCTCATCGACCGCTTCGACCCCTCTCTGGAGCTCCAGGAGCGCATCCGCTTCGCGCTGGCCTCCTACAACGTGGGCATAAACCACGTGCGCGACGCGCGGCGCCTGGCTCGACGCCTGGGCCTCTCGCCCGACAAGTGGTTCGACAACGTGGAGCGGGCCATGCGACTCCTTTCCAGGCGCAAGTACTACCGCACCGTCCGCTACGGCTACTGCCGGGGTTTCGAAACGGTCAAGTACGTGCGGGAAATACAGAAGCGCTACAACACCTACACGGAGCTCGTCAAAGGATAGGGCGCATTGCAGGGGGGAGTGTCCCCGGCAAGCTGCGCCTTCCCGGCGGCGTGGGGGAGGCCGGTCCGCCGCTACAGGGGCGGACCGGGACGGGATACGAGGGAGTCCGAGGCGGCCGCAGGGCCCTGCCCCCTCCCCTTCAGGGTTTGCCCGGCGGGAAGGGGGAGCGACGAGGGCGGGGGCGCGCCCTCAGGTTGCGAGTCTGTCGCGGGAGTGCGGCGGGGCCGGAAGCGTTATGGTGAAGGTCGTCCCCCTGCCGGGCTCGCTCTTCACCGATACGCCGCCTCCCGCCCTCTCTACCTCCCGCTTGACGAGGGCGAGGCCGAAGCCGCTTTGCCGGTTCTTCTTCGTCGTGAAGAAGAGATCGAACATCCTGGCCTGGGCCTCCTTGCTCATGCCCCGTCCCGTGTCGGTGACGTCGACGGCCACGGCGTCGCCGAGCCGCCGCGACGCTATCGTCAGGGTCCCGCCCTCGTCCATGGCCTCGATGGCGTTTATGAT
Coding sequences within:
- the mltF gene encoding membrane-bound lytic murein transglycosylase MltF, which produces MKRERRAGAAKAAALVLFVLLALGLESCDGGEAGGKTGSGTPAGAVIRVAVIADPPRGVGRGGGGRDRLLARELAEELGAGLEIVEAGGYREVERLLVEGRADVAARPFMVTEAREERIDFSTPLAHVDELIVTRKEAAGGIDSPEALRGREACLAGSSPHAATLAAVEGLKVRVVYGGNTEETLLDMVSTGECFSTVVRSDLWDELAPLYGELAAALRLAASRPLSLALRPGDEELRQSINRFIIARALTDDRKKTYTDDLPGLKRRRLLRMLTRNNALSYYIYRGEEFGFDYELVRKFAEENSMHLEVVVAPARDELLRWLNEGRGDIVAAALTITDERRERAAFTIPYNRTEEVLVVREDYELHSPAELAGKTVHVRRSSAYYSTLKELSRTVGLHIETVPEEMETEDILAAVEDGTFDITVCDSDILGIERTYGRRLRAALSLRPVEHGWAVRRDNPKLLAALNRFIKKNHRGLFYNMTRRRYMEDSKQIAEARGGMRTDKQGVISPYDDLFRKHAARLDLDWRLLAALAYQESKFNPRARSWAGAVGIMQLQPRTARELGVRDMRDPEQNIKAGAEYLRGLIDRFDPSLELQERIRFALASYNVGINHVRDARRLARRLGLSPDKWFDNVERAMRLLSRRKYYRTVRYGYCRGFETVKYVREIQKRYNTYTELVKG